One segment of Vibrio mimicus DNA contains the following:
- a CDS encoding 3'-5' exonuclease, protein MNWLLRRYWHAKLKESPYQALFNTARHQEYVSLDCETTSLDPKRAELVTIAATKIVDNRILTSQPFEVRLCAPQSLDSGSVRIHKIRHQDLQDGLSEKEALIQLIDFIGNRPLVGYHIRYDKTILDIACRKHLGFPLPNRLIEVSQIYHDKLEKHLPNAYFDLSLDAICRHLDLPLQNKHDALQDAIAAALVFVRLTKGDLPQFVAPKV, encoded by the coding sequence ATGAACTGGTTACTGCGCCGTTATTGGCACGCCAAACTCAAAGAGTCGCCCTATCAGGCGCTGTTTAACACCGCTCGCCACCAAGAGTATGTCTCGCTCGATTGTGAAACGACCAGCTTAGATCCCAAGCGTGCTGAGCTAGTCACCATTGCCGCGACTAAAATCGTGGATAACCGCATCCTCACCAGCCAGCCTTTTGAGGTGCGTCTTTGCGCACCGCAATCGCTCGACTCAGGTTCGGTACGCATTCATAAAATTCGCCATCAAGATCTGCAAGATGGCCTAAGCGAAAAAGAAGCGCTGATCCAACTCATCGACTTTATCGGCAATCGACCTTTGGTCGGATACCACATCCGTTACGATAAGACGATTTTAGACATTGCTTGTCGTAAACATCTCGGCTTTCCGCTGCCAAATCGCTTGATCGAGGTGAGCCAGATCTACCACGATAAACTGGAAAAACATCTGCCAAACGCCTATTTCGACCTGAGCTTAGACGCCATTTGTCGCCATCTTGATCTGCCTTTACAGAATAAACACGATGCGCTGCAAGATGCGATTGCCGCAGCGCTGGTATTTGTACGCCTCACCAAAGGCGATTTGCCACAGTTTGTTGCACCTAAAGTGTAA
- the acs gene encoding acetate--CoA ligase, translating into MSEAHIYPVKQNIKAHTHADNDTYLAMYQQSITDPEGFWGEQGKIVDWIKPFTKVKNTSFDPGHIDIRWFEDGTLNISANCIDRHLATRGDQVAIIWEGDDPAQDKTLTYKQLHQEVCRFANALKEQGVRKGDVVCIYMPMVPEAAVAMLACTRIGAVHTIVFGGFSPEALAGRIIDSNAKLVITADEGVRGGRAVPLKKNVDEALTNPEVKNISKVMVLKRTGGNVAWHEHRDIWWHEATAKVSDQCQPEEMKAEDPLFILYTSGSTGKPKGVLHTTGGYLVYATMTFKYVFDYQPGEVFWCTADVGWITGHSYLVYGPLSNGAKTILFEGVPNYPTTARMSEVVDKHKVNILYTAPTAIRALMAKGDEAIKGTSRDSLRIMGSVGEPINPEAWEWYYRTIGNEKSPIVDTWWQTETGGILITPLPGATALKPGSATRPFFGVQPALVDNMGEIVEGATEGNLVLLDSWPGQMRTVYGDHDRFEQTYFSTFKGMYFTGDGARRDEDGYYWITGRVDDVLNVSGHRMGTAEIESALVAFSKIAEAAVVGVPHDIKGQAIYAYITLNDGVYPSAELHKEVKDWVRKEIGAIATPDVLHWTDALPKTRSGKIMRRILRKIATGDTSNLGDTSTLADPSVVDRLIAEKAQLK; encoded by the coding sequence ATGAGTGAAGCCCATATTTATCCGGTCAAACAGAACATCAAAGCGCATACCCATGCCGATAACGATACCTATCTGGCGATGTACCAACAATCGATCACTGATCCGGAAGGCTTTTGGGGCGAACAAGGCAAAATCGTCGACTGGATTAAACCTTTTACTAAAGTAAAGAACACCTCTTTCGACCCCGGCCACATTGACATCCGTTGGTTTGAAGATGGCACACTGAACATCTCCGCCAACTGTATCGACCGTCATCTTGCGACTCGTGGCGATCAAGTCGCGATCATTTGGGAAGGCGACGACCCAGCCCAAGATAAAACGCTGACGTACAAACAACTGCACCAAGAAGTGTGCCGTTTTGCCAATGCGCTGAAAGAACAAGGCGTACGTAAAGGCGATGTGGTGTGTATTTACATGCCTATGGTGCCGGAAGCAGCAGTTGCCATGTTGGCTTGTACCCGCATCGGCGCGGTACATACCATAGTATTCGGTGGTTTCTCACCAGAAGCACTGGCGGGACGTATTATCGACTCTAACGCCAAATTGGTGATCACTGCTGATGAGGGTGTCCGTGGCGGCCGAGCTGTACCACTGAAGAAAAACGTGGATGAAGCGCTGACCAACCCAGAAGTGAAAAATATCAGCAAAGTCATGGTTCTCAAGCGCACAGGTGGCAATGTGGCTTGGCATGAGCACCGTGATATTTGGTGGCACGAAGCGACAGCAAAAGTCTCTGACCAGTGCCAACCGGAAGAGATGAAAGCCGAAGATCCCCTGTTTATCCTTTACACTTCAGGCTCAACGGGTAAACCGAAAGGTGTACTGCACACCACAGGCGGTTATTTGGTTTATGCGACCATGACCTTTAAGTACGTGTTCGATTACCAACCAGGCGAAGTGTTCTGGTGTACCGCTGACGTGGGTTGGATCACAGGTCACTCCTATCTGGTGTATGGCCCATTGTCGAATGGCGCAAAAACCATTCTGTTTGAAGGCGTGCCAAACTACCCAACCACTGCACGTATGAGCGAAGTGGTGGATAAACATAAGGTCAACATCCTTTACACCGCACCAACAGCGATCCGTGCGCTGATGGCCAAAGGCGATGAAGCCATTAAAGGCACCAGCCGTGACAGCTTGCGCATCATGGGCTCCGTGGGTGAACCCATTAACCCAGAAGCATGGGAATGGTACTACCGCACGATCGGTAACGAAAAATCACCGATTGTGGATACTTGGTGGCAAACCGAAACAGGCGGCATCTTGATCACGCCACTACCGGGCGCAACCGCACTGAAACCGGGTTCGGCGACACGTCCGTTCTTTGGCGTGCAGCCAGCACTGGTCGATAACATGGGCGAAATTGTTGAAGGTGCAACCGAAGGTAACTTGGTTCTACTTGATTCATGGCCGGGTCAAATGCGTACTGTGTATGGCGATCACGACCGCTTTGAACAAACCTACTTCTCAACCTTTAAAGGCATGTACTTCACCGGTGATGGTGCGCGTCGTGATGAAGATGGTTACTACTGGATCACCGGTCGTGTCGATGACGTACTCAACGTTTCAGGTCACCGCATGGGTACGGCAGAAATTGAATCGGCACTGGTGGCATTCAGTAAGATTGCTGAAGCAGCGGTAGTCGGTGTACCACACGACATCAAAGGCCAAGCAATTTACGCTTACATCACGCTCAATGATGGCGTTTACCCAAGTGCTGAACTGCATAAAGAAGTGAAAGATTGGGTACGTAAAGAGATTGGTGCTATCGCGACACCGGACGTCCTACACTGGACTGATGCGCTACCTAAAACTCGTTCTGGTAAAATTATGCGCCGTATTTTGCGTAAAATCGCCACCGGCGATACCAGTAACTTGGGCGATACCTCAACGCTGGCCGATCCAAGCGTAGTTGATCGCCTGATTGCCGAAAAAGCGCAACTTAAATAA
- the aroQ gene encoding type II 3-dehydroquinate dehydratase, translated as MTAKSRILVLNGPNLNLLGLREPAHYGSQTLEQIVSTLRDQAQKAGIELEHLQSNREYELIEAIHQAFGKVDFIIINPAAFTHTSVALRDALLGVAIPFIEVHLSNVHAREPFRHHSYLSDKAQGVICGLGAQGYEFALSAAIRALQAK; from the coding sequence ATGACTGCAAAATCTCGCATTCTTGTTCTAAACGGACCAAACCTCAATTTATTAGGTTTACGTGAACCCGCCCACTACGGTTCACAAACATTAGAACAGATCGTATCGACTTTGCGCGATCAAGCGCAAAAAGCAGGCATTGAGTTAGAGCATCTGCAATCTAACCGCGAATATGAGTTGATTGAAGCGATTCACCAAGCCTTCGGTAAAGTGGATTTTATCATCATCAACCCAGCGGCCTTTACCCATACCAGTGTTGCGTTACGCGATGCACTGCTTGGGGTGGCGATTCCTTTTATTGAAGTGCATTTGTCCAACGTTCATGCACGTGAGCCCTTCCGTCATCACTCCTACTTGTCTGATAAAGCACAAGGGGTGATTTGTGGTTTAGGCGCTCAAGGTTACGAATTCGCTTTGTCTGCCGCTATCCGAGCTTTGCAGGCTAAGTAA
- the accB gene encoding acetyl-CoA carboxylase biotin carboxyl carrier protein yields MDIRKIKKLIELVEESGIAELEISEGEESVRISRYGAPAPAAQVHYAAAPAPMAAPAPVAQAAAVAEAPAAKAPAGHKVLSPMVGTFYRSPSPDAKAFIEVGQSVSAGDTLCIVEAMKMMNQIEADKSGVVTAILVEDGQPVEFDQPLVVIE; encoded by the coding sequence ATGGATATCCGCAAAATCAAGAAGCTTATCGAGTTAGTTGAAGAGTCTGGCATCGCAGAACTGGAAATTTCTGAAGGTGAAGAGTCAGTACGCATCAGTCGTTACGGCGCGCCAGCTCCAGCGGCTCAGGTGCACTATGCAGCGGCACCCGCTCCAATGGCAGCACCAGCGCCTGTAGCTCAAGCAGCAGCGGTAGCAGAAGCACCAGCGGCGAAAGCGCCAGCTGGCCATAAAGTGCTTTCTCCAATGGTAGGTACTTTCTACCGTTCACCAAGTCCAGATGCCAAAGCGTTTATCGAAGTGGGTCAAAGCGTTTCTGCTGGCGATACCCTGTGTATCGTTGAAGCAATGAAAATGATGAACCAGATCGAAGCGGACAAATCAGGCGTGGTAACGGCGATTCTTGTTGAAGATGGTCAGCCAGTTGAATTCGACCAACCGCTTGTTGTTATCGAATAA
- the accC gene encoding acetyl-CoA carboxylase biotin carboxylase subunit: MLDKVVIANRGEIALRILRACKELGIKTVAVHSTADRDLKHVLLADESICIGPAKSIDSYLNIPRIISAAEVTGAVAIHPGYGFLSENADFAEQVERSGFIFVGPKAETIRLMGDKVSAINAMKKAGVPCVPGSDGPLDNDEAKNKAHAKRIGYPVIIKASGGGGGRGMRVVRNEAELTKSIQMTRAEAKAAFNNDMVYMEKFLENPRHVEVQVIADGQGNAIHLGERDCSMQRRHQKVVEEAPAPGITEELRKFIGERCTRACIEIGYRGAGTFEFLYENGEFYFIEMNTRIQVEHPVTEMITGVDLIKEQLRIAAGQPLSFKQEDIKIRGHAIECRINAEDPERFLPCPGKIERFHAAGGMGVRWESHIYSGYTVPAHYDSMIGKLITYGENRDVAIARMRNALNEMIVEGIKTNIPLQQSIMKDENFQKGGTNIHYLEKKLGIK; encoded by the coding sequence ATGTTAGATAAAGTAGTCATCGCGAACCGGGGCGAAATTGCGCTCCGTATTCTTCGCGCCTGTAAAGAATTAGGTATCAAGACGGTAGCCGTACACTCAACGGCTGACCGTGACTTGAAACACGTACTGCTGGCCGATGAGTCTATCTGTATCGGCCCTGCAAAAAGCATCGACAGCTACCTGAACATTCCACGCATTATCTCTGCGGCGGAAGTCACTGGTGCAGTGGCGATCCACCCGGGTTACGGCTTTTTGTCTGAAAACGCGGATTTCGCAGAACAAGTTGAGCGCAGTGGCTTCATCTTTGTGGGTCCAAAAGCGGAAACCATCCGTTTGATGGGTGACAAAGTGTCAGCGATCAACGCGATGAAAAAAGCCGGTGTACCTTGTGTACCAGGTTCAGACGGCCCACTGGATAACGACGAAGCGAAAAACAAAGCTCACGCGAAACGCATCGGCTACCCAGTCATCATCAAAGCCTCTGGCGGCGGCGGCGGTCGTGGTATGCGTGTGGTGCGTAACGAAGCTGAATTGACTAAATCGATCCAGATGACGCGCGCAGAAGCGAAAGCAGCATTCAACAACGACATGGTGTACATGGAGAAATTCCTTGAGAACCCACGTCACGTTGAAGTGCAAGTGATCGCTGACGGTCAAGGCAATGCCATTCACCTTGGTGAACGTGACTGTTCAATGCAGCGTCGTCACCAAAAAGTGGTGGAAGAAGCGCCAGCACCGGGCATCACTGAAGAGTTGCGTAAGTTCATCGGTGAGCGTTGTACTCGTGCGTGTATCGAAATCGGTTACCGCGGTGCAGGTACGTTTGAATTCCTGTACGAAAACGGTGAGTTCTACTTCATTGAAATGAACACCCGTATTCAGGTTGAGCACCCAGTAACTGAAATGATCACCGGCGTTGACCTGATCAAAGAACAGTTGCGTATTGCTGCGGGTCAACCGCTGTCTTTCAAACAAGAAGACATCAAAATCCGCGGCCATGCGATCGAGTGTCGTATCAACGCGGAAGACCCAGAGCGTTTCCTACCTTGCCCAGGCAAGATTGAGCGTTTCCACGCGGCTGGCGGTATGGGCGTACGTTGGGAGTCACACATTTACTCCGGCTACACCGTACCTGCGCACTACGATTCGATGATCGGCAAACTCATCACTTACGGTGAAAACCGTGATGTAGCGATTGCTCGTATGCGTAACGCACTCAATGAGATGATTGTTGAAGGGATCAAAACCAACATCCCACTGCAACAATCGATCATGAAAGATGAAAACTTCCAGAAAGGTGGCACCAACATCCACTATCTGGAGAAAAAACTCGGCATCAAGTAA
- the prmA gene encoding 50S ribosomal protein L11 methyltransferase, producing MPWIQIKLNATNDNAEAIGDMLMEETGAVSVTFLDAKDTPVFEPLPGETRLWGDTDVVALYEADMDTSLILQQIKASNMLAEGFAHKVEQVEDKDWEREWMDNFHPMQFGRRLWICPSWSEVPDPQAVNVMLDPGLAFGTGTHPTTALCLEWLDNLDLTGKTVIDFGCGSGILAIAAIKLGAAKVIGIDIDPQALLASKDNAARNGVEDQIEVYLPKDQPEGLVADVVVANILAGPLRELSPIIKGLLKPGGQLAMSGILDTQAESVAEFYRDDLELDPIAEKSEWCRISGRKLG from the coding sequence ATGCCTTGGATTCAAATTAAACTCAATGCGACTAACGACAATGCAGAAGCAATTGGCGATATGCTGATGGAAGAAACTGGTGCTGTGTCAGTCACTTTCCTCGATGCCAAAGATACCCCTGTATTTGAACCTCTACCGGGCGAAACCCGCCTATGGGGTGATACCGATGTGGTCGCACTGTACGAAGCGGATATGGATACCTCGCTGATCCTTCAGCAAATCAAAGCAAGCAACATGCTGGCGGAAGGTTTTGCTCACAAAGTGGAGCAAGTGGAAGACAAGGACTGGGAACGCGAATGGATGGATAACTTCCACCCAATGCAATTTGGCCGTCGCCTCTGGATTTGCCCAAGCTGGAGTGAAGTGCCAGATCCACAAGCGGTGAACGTGATGCTCGACCCGGGCTTGGCTTTTGGTACCGGCACTCACCCAACCACCGCATTGTGCCTAGAGTGGCTGGATAACCTCGACCTAACCGGTAAAACCGTGATCGATTTTGGTTGTGGTTCGGGCATTTTGGCGATTGCCGCCATCAAGCTTGGCGCCGCGAAAGTGATCGGGATTGATATCGACCCACAAGCACTACTGGCGTCCAAAGACAACGCTGCACGTAACGGCGTGGAAGATCAAATCGAAGTTTACCTGCCAAAAGATCAACCCGAAGGTTTGGTGGCCGATGTGGTCGTTGCGAACATTTTGGCAGGCCCACTGCGTGAGCTTTCTCCGATCATCAAAGGACTCCTGAAGCCCGGCGGCCAACTGGCCATGTCTGGCATTCTGGATACCCAAGCAGAAAGCGTGGCGGAATTTTACCGTGACGATCTGGAGCTTGACCCTATCGCCGAGAAGAGCGAATGGTGCCGCATTTCTGGCCGCAAGCTAGGCTAG
- the dusB gene encoding tRNA dihydrouridine synthase DusB, whose product MKIGNHQLKNNLIVAPMAGVTDRPFRELCLRYGAGMAVSEMMSCNPALWKTAKSQNRMVHEGESGIRSVQIAGSAPQLMAEAAQFSVENGAQIIDINMGCPAKKVNKKLAGSALLRHPDVIENILKTVVNAVNVPVTLKTRTGWDTDNKNCVSIAQLAEDCGIQALALHGRTRACMYKGEAEYDSIKAVKAAVSIPVIANGDIDSPEKARYVLEYTGADALMIGRPAQGRPWIFQEIQHFLEHGTTMPELPILEVKDIMLGHVKALHQFYGEYLGPRIARKHVSWYLQEHEQASAFRRTFNAIETADQQLDALEGYFDNVAS is encoded by the coding sequence TTGAAAATCGGAAATCATCAACTTAAGAACAATCTGATCGTCGCCCCGATGGCGGGTGTCACCGACAGACCCTTTCGAGAGTTGTGTTTACGCTACGGGGCAGGAATGGCGGTCAGTGAAATGATGTCATGCAATCCTGCGTTGTGGAAAACGGCCAAATCGCAAAACCGTATGGTACATGAAGGCGAATCGGGCATTCGCTCAGTACAAATTGCGGGAAGCGCTCCACAGCTGATGGCCGAAGCCGCGCAGTTCAGCGTTGAAAACGGTGCGCAAATCATCGATATCAACATGGGCTGCCCAGCCAAAAAAGTAAATAAAAAGCTAGCCGGCTCTGCACTGCTCCGCCATCCGGATGTGATTGAAAACATCCTGAAAACGGTCGTCAATGCGGTGAATGTCCCTGTGACACTCAAAACCCGTACTGGCTGGGATACAGACAATAAAAACTGTGTCTCGATTGCTCAATTAGCCGAAGACTGCGGCATTCAGGCATTGGCCCTCCACGGGCGCACTCGTGCCTGCATGTACAAAGGTGAGGCGGAATACGACAGCATTAAAGCGGTAAAAGCGGCTGTGAGCATTCCGGTTATCGCTAACGGTGATATCGATAGCCCGGAAAAGGCCCGCTACGTACTGGAATATACCGGTGCAGACGCTTTAATGATTGGCCGTCCAGCCCAAGGACGACCATGGATTTTTCAGGAAATCCAACATTTTTTGGAACACGGCACCACAATGCCAGAACTTCCGATTTTGGAAGTGAAAGACATCATGCTTGGTCATGTAAAAGCACTCCATCAGTTTTATGGAGAGTACTTAGGCCCACGGATTGCACGCAAACACGTGAGTTGGTACCTGCAAGAGCATGAACAAGCGAGTGCGTTTCGCCGTACCTTCAACGCCATTGAGACTGCTGACCAGCAACTCGATGCGCTCGAAGGGTATTTTGATAACGTTGCATCATAA
- the fis gene encoding DNA-binding transcriptional regulator Fis, with protein MFEQNLTSEALTVTTVTSQDQITQKPLRDSVKASLKNYLAQLNGQEVTELYELVLAEVEQPLLDTIMQYTRGNQTRAATMMGINRGTLRKKLKKYGMN; from the coding sequence ATGTTCGAACAAAATCTGACTTCAGAAGCTTTAACCGTTACTACCGTAACTTCACAAGACCAAATCACGCAAAAGCCACTGCGTGACTCTGTTAAAGCGTCTCTTAAAAACTACTTGGCTCAACTGAACGGCCAAGAAGTGACTGAACTGTATGAATTAGTTCTAGCTGAAGTTGAACAACCACTTCTGGACACCATCATGCAATACACTCGCGGTAACCAAACTCGCGCAGCAACTATGATGGGTATCAACCGCGGCACTCTTCGTAAGAAACTGAAAAAGTACGGCATGAACTAA
- a CDS encoding LacI family DNA-binding transcriptional regulator produces the protein MTKKQRATLQDVADQVGVTKMTVSRYLRSPDSVAAATREKIALAVEALGYIENRAPAMLSKSSSKAIGILLPSLSNQIFASFVQGIEAVTKANGYETLLAHFGYDEEEEERKVASLLAYQVDGLILTESHHTKRTLQMIANSGVPVVETMELPANPIDMAVGMDHVEASYQAVKKIIAAGKRSIAYFGARLDTRTKLRMQGYDRAMQEAGLPIKHVLTGSHSSFSLAAQLLDEAFARYPDLDGVFCTNDDIAIGTLLVAQQRGIRVPEQLSVVGYNALDIGRTITPKLTSVDTPRYAIGERSAELLIAALKGERTEESVVDMGYRFTQGDSI, from the coding sequence ATGACAAAAAAACAGCGCGCGACATTGCAAGATGTAGCGGATCAAGTTGGCGTAACAAAAATGACTGTGTCGCGTTATCTGAGAAGCCCGGATTCCGTGGCTGCGGCCACGCGGGAGAAGATAGCGCTCGCCGTTGAGGCTTTGGGATACATTGAAAATCGCGCCCCCGCGATGCTTTCTAAATCGTCCAGTAAAGCGATTGGTATTTTGCTTCCTTCCTTGTCGAACCAAATTTTTGCCTCTTTTGTGCAAGGGATTGAAGCGGTCACCAAAGCTAATGGCTATGAAACACTGCTTGCTCACTTTGGTTATGATGAAGAGGAAGAAGAACGCAAGGTCGCTTCCCTACTCGCCTATCAAGTCGATGGTCTTATCCTCACCGAAAGCCATCACACCAAACGCACGTTGCAGATGATTGCCAACTCTGGCGTGCCAGTGGTAGAAACCATGGAGCTGCCTGCCAACCCGATTGATATGGCCGTGGGTATGGATCACGTGGAAGCCTCTTATCAGGCGGTGAAAAAAATCATCGCTGCGGGCAAACGTTCGATTGCCTATTTCGGCGCACGGCTCGATACCCGCACCAAACTGCGTATGCAAGGTTACGATCGTGCGATGCAAGAAGCAGGGTTGCCAATTAAACATGTATTAACCGGTTCACACTCCAGCTTCTCTCTCGCCGCTCAGTTGCTTGATGAAGCCTTCGCACGTTACCCCGATCTGGATGGCGTGTTCTGCACGAACGATGACATTGCGATAGGGACTTTGCTGGTAGCGCAACAGCGTGGCATTCGTGTTCCCGAACAGCTTTCCGTGGTGGGCTATAACGCGCTGGACATCGGCCGCACCATTACCCCAAAACTGACCAGTGTCGATACGCCACGTTATGCGATTGGTGAAAGAAGTGCCGAGTTACTGATTGCCGCACTCAAAGGTGAACGCACTGAAGAATCGGTGGTCGATATGGGTTATCGCTTCACACAAGGTGACAGTATCTAA
- a CDS encoding dermonecrotic toxin domain-containing protein produces MQKQIINPLLLAMALVLPNSAPLANSLLTNEVSAPVEQLKFDKAWQLHFAKDYAELIQAMPDPHSVASRELKAALVKHGYRTIDPDKVFYHRFNGYESSHRTYNGWSHYEAPVESYTLTQAVLLNVFNQFRGTPSNTINANTGVYTQGATAQEFDERNEVRLLSSELWNIAYYDLDIQKTYSQELKNFWGKYAKRYTQLIRDGYAFSAHQQYRLGLLDQAQYQLALSLLKNQRAADIHVYRFDIYGYDSTDILLIEQAGNSAGLLYIPGAPQPFFPYTNERQLKKHLFTSLRNSANRTALAKHFSLALRQDGTTYSGVDSAIKGFANGAWDESYMMMKHRPVYGNVFARITEQVKSRLESDGDTQIKSNSEAQRDYFLSLTYSLLTLFPLVDLVAPEVGIPLSIGFSSTQFGLSLDKAIHGDTLAERLEGTKMSAINGAILGATTLFPALAQYGRSLDESVAVASHELENTVVINRGFPTEELPNFIAMPRIVTHPQTGEELIGVKLTQSGRGALLKPNGWGYYQEVDATSGRVLNTPPIRRTINPETGEPQWLENSGLLGGGDDLSNEVTSESNSHRSELPDILLPEDLPERPGLGGSGYADMTGGRDLEAARDFWELEQKVDPMAYLTDVKALHRINQQAQQEILNVPFLRTYQPELKGSMVFRGDTRLPDEIFHSGFNRKVEQVEYVRLASHTRGIRGVISTSSEQSVAVNYALHQQRGYVYAIELNHGGAAVETSLRDETLHEIATLNIPPEDIIFAVGPFNALKSGYRDVIENEELRTAELLINPHSTATPEVAKRAFDRLKGTLKYDLSPELSFEERYANRADLLWHEDEAPATPST; encoded by the coding sequence ATGCAAAAACAGATCATAAATCCCCTACTACTGGCGATGGCCTTAGTGCTTCCCAATAGTGCCCCCTTAGCCAATAGCCTATTGACGAATGAAGTCAGCGCGCCGGTTGAGCAATTGAAGTTTGATAAAGCTTGGCAGCTGCATTTTGCCAAAGATTATGCAGAGCTTATCCAAGCGATGCCCGATCCGCACAGTGTCGCTTCCCGTGAGCTCAAAGCAGCGTTGGTTAAACATGGTTATCGCACGATAGATCCTGACAAAGTGTTTTATCATCGCTTTAATGGCTATGAAAGTAGTCATCGCACTTACAACGGTTGGTCACATTATGAAGCTCCTGTTGAATCCTATACCTTGACTCAAGCAGTCCTACTTAACGTGTTCAACCAATTCCGTGGAACGCCCTCCAACACCATCAATGCCAATACCGGTGTCTACACCCAAGGAGCTACAGCTCAAGAGTTCGATGAGCGTAATGAAGTTCGTCTGCTGTCTTCCGAGCTGTGGAATATCGCGTACTACGATCTGGACATTCAAAAAACCTACAGCCAAGAACTGAAAAATTTTTGGGGAAAATACGCAAAGCGTTACACCCAATTAATTCGTGATGGCTATGCCTTTTCTGCCCACCAACAATATCGCCTTGGTTTACTGGATCAAGCACAGTATCAATTGGCACTGTCACTGCTCAAAAACCAACGTGCAGCGGATATTCATGTCTACCGCTTTGATATTTATGGCTACGATTCGACCGATATTCTGCTGATCGAGCAAGCAGGTAACAGTGCGGGATTACTCTATATTCCGGGTGCTCCGCAACCCTTTTTCCCCTATACCAATGAGCGACAGTTGAAAAAGCATCTGTTCACCAGTCTTAGAAATTCGGCGAATAGAACCGCTTTAGCGAAACACTTTAGCTTAGCGCTAAGACAAGATGGGACAACCTATTCAGGTGTTGATAGCGCTATAAAAGGCTTTGCCAATGGCGCGTGGGATGAGAGCTACATGATGATGAAGCATCGCCCTGTGTACGGTAACGTATTTGCTCGCATCACTGAACAAGTGAAATCCCGCTTGGAGAGCGATGGCGATACCCAAATCAAGTCCAACAGTGAAGCACAACGTGATTATTTCCTCTCTCTAACCTATAGCTTGTTAACACTGTTTCCTTTGGTCGATTTAGTCGCTCCAGAAGTTGGCATACCACTCAGCATTGGCTTCAGTAGTACCCAATTTGGCTTAAGTTTAGATAAGGCGATCCATGGAGATACGCTGGCAGAACGGTTAGAAGGTACCAAAATGAGCGCGATTAATGGTGCTATTCTCGGTGCAACCACCTTGTTTCCTGCCCTTGCCCAATATGGCCGTTCACTCGATGAATCGGTGGCGGTCGCCAGTCATGAGTTGGAAAATACCGTTGTGATCAATCGCGGTTTCCCAACGGAAGAGCTGCCCAATTTTATCGCTATGCCACGCATCGTCACCCACCCTCAAACAGGGGAAGAGCTGATTGGTGTGAAACTGACGCAAAGTGGCCGTGGTGCGCTACTCAAACCCAATGGTTGGGGTTATTACCAAGAAGTGGATGCCACGAGCGGCCGTGTACTGAATACTCCCCCGATCCGACGCACCATCAATCCAGAAACGGGGGAACCGCAATGGTTAGAGAACTCGGGACTATTGGGGGGTGGAGATGACCTCAGCAACGAAGTCACTTCGGAGAGCAACAGCCACCGCAGTGAATTACCCGATATCCTATTACCGGAAGACCTGCCTGAACGTCCCGGCTTGGGTGGCTCAGGCTATGCCGATATGACAGGGGGACGTGATTTAGAAGCTGCACGTGACTTCTGGGAACTTGAGCAAAAAGTCGACCCCATGGCTTATCTGACTGATGTCAAAGCACTGCACCGAATCAATCAGCAAGCGCAGCAAGAGATCCTCAACGTACCGTTTTTGCGCACCTATCAGCCTGAGCTCAAAGGTTCTATGGTGTTTAGAGGCGATACTCGCTTGCCGGATGAAATCTTCCACTCAGGTTTTAATCGTAAAGTTGAACAGGTGGAGTATGTTCGCCTTGCTTCACATACACGAGGTATTCGTGGTGTGATTTCCACCAGCTCGGAGCAATCTGTCGCAGTCAATTACGCACTGCATCAACAACGTGGATATGTTTATGCAATAGAGCTCAACCACGGTGGAGCAGCAGTAGAAACCTCTTTGCGCGATGAAACGTTACATGAGATCGCGACTCTCAATATCCCACCTGAAGATATTATATTTGCTGTCGGTCCCTTTAACGCCCTCAAGTCTGGATACCGAGATGTGATTGAAAATGAAGAGCTTAGAACGGCGGAGCTGTTGATTAACCCGCACTCAACAGCCACTCCAGAGGTTGCAAAACGTGCATTTGATCGATTAAAAGGCACCCTCAAATACGATTTAAGCCCCGAGCTTTCCTTTGAAGAACGTTATGCCAATCGCGCCGATTTGCTGTGGCATGAAGATGAAGCACCTGCAACACCCAGCACTTAG